Within Trichoderma atroviride chromosome 2, complete sequence, the genomic segment ATCAATGCAAAATGTGCGCAGCAGATCACATACTGATGTTGGGATTCTTGAACACAAACTTCTGACTCAGTTTGTCCTCTGCCCAATCCATCTCGGTACCAATAATGCTGAACAGCGCCTTGCTATCGATCAGAACCTTGACACCATCTTGCTCCACCGTTTCATCGAAAGCGCCAGGCTTATCAACGTATTCCAGGTGGTATGCCAGCCCGCTGCAGCCCCGGTTCCGTACACCGACCTTGATGAGCTTTGGGTCAGGTTGGTTGAGCAGTGCGCGAAGCTGATCAACAGCAGCGGGGGTGAGCTTCATAGCCGCTTTGCGAGGTCGGAGCTTGGAACGGGGCCGTGTAGCGGGCTTTGCGCTTTGCGCAGTGGCTTCGCTGGTCTTGGGGGTTGTAGGAGCTGATGATGTTGCCGGAGAAGGCGTTGACTGAGATTGGACCTGAGGCGGGGCTGTTGGCTTGGCTGCGGCGTCGTGTTGTAAAGGCGGCCGTGTCTCGTGGACTCGAGGTAAAGCTTCTGGCTGGGCGATGGATGCTTTGGAGATATCGTCGCTCCTGGGAGGCTCAGGGATCTTGGATGGCAAAGGATACGAGTGGTAGGCAAAGCCGGCGACTCTGGAGCCGCACAAGTGGCGGAAAGAAGAGCGGCTTaggcgcagcgcagcgcgGCCGGTAGAGTAAGAGACGTTCATCATTGTATCATAAAAATGCAGCGCGGACGCAGTGCATGCTGGTGTACAGCGTCGAAAGGATTGGGGCTTCAAGCTCTGGGGGCTCAAGGTGGGGAGGGTAGATGCGGATGTTAGAAATCAATTTCTCGGCTCAGCTCCAGGAACCGCGGAAAACGATCATGTCATGGTCGTTCTACGAGAGGTACCCAAGTACCTATTGTCCCCGGATTCAGCCGAGCCAATGAGCGCTCGAGAATTAGTCAGTGGCTGAAGGAAAGCAGCGGAATAGCCATTTTCGGGCCGTAGATGACTAAGGCGGGTTTCTCCCAGCACAAGCCCTGTCTTAGCAGCTACCAAGGTGCTGGTCTAGCAAGCGATATCAATGAAGAATTCGTTGGTGTTTAAAGAATCTCTCTCAAATGAAAACacggaagaaagaaaaaaaccatCTGCAGATTTCACAGTTAACGATACAACTGAGTTTCACCATTAATCATGATATAGCCGTGCTAATTACTAGACGGGGCTTTATACTTGACTTTGTGGATTGGCTCATGCCACGCCGGTTATCGAGCTGTCTAAAAATTGGAGGCGACCCGTTGAAGTCCTGCCATTCTATTTGGatagtttattaagaaaGACTCACATATTACTTGCGAACATGGCGCTATGAGTGACTAGACGGCACTAAATGGGAAGTGAGAGCCAACTATGGCACTGCTCCTAGCTGTGGTGACGACAAACAAAGAGCACCGCGTGTCATCGTGTATCGTAACCTGTAAAGAAAAGTTATACACACCATTAGCGAAGTTTCAGTTCTTGGAACTCTCTGAGCCACCAAGCTGAATACTTGCCTTCAGCTTATGGCGGAAGCTTTTAAGATTCGTATACGTCggaggatgatgagataTGCCTAGGTATATATCCAGTAAGATAGCAACGTTTGGCATGATCAACTTGAACTACAAGCATGCCACACATAATTTAAAGAGTACGAGCATAGTAAACCATTGGTTGCATGTCTGATAAACTGGTTTGCTTCCAAACTCAatcacatacgaccataggtagtggaGAATTCtgggtcccgtctgctccccgATAGACAACCcactaaccggcagattagtagtcaGGTGGGTGACCACtggcgaacaccggctgttgtatgtcttttcttttgcttttttttacagTATCTATGTCATTTTCTCTTATAAGCTCGAATCAGCCGACCTTATAGCACATATGACCATATCCATTGGAAAATACGGGATACCAGGATTATATGAACGCATTAACTTAGAAGAGGTTACGTGTGCGGCCTGTCACATACAACCATATCCATTAGAATATACAGGATCCCGTCGAGTTCTATAACGCGGTTCAAAGTCTTTTATATTCGGCGCCTTTGGCTtctaaaattaaaagtacACGACTGTTAAATCTGTGCAGCGTTGAAATCATGGTATATAATTGTACGTAGATATTTTTTCAAGAGTCGATCTATTAGACGAAGCCCGCATCTTATGGTAATTCAAGTGTCTTTGAAGCTCTACCCCCTAGGGGGCACGCTTATATGAGTGCCTGTCATGACACTCTTCGAATTCATATGTCGCACAATACAAATGTCTTGCCCGCCCGTTCATCAAACTTCTCAGTCCCGCGAGTCTAGCTGGTATAGGGTCTCCAGGCTTTATCTGAACAGAGTTATAGTGTTGGTACGGCTGCCCAGCGTATACAGCATCCTGCTCTACGGAGCCCCTTCTTTGACATTGGTAGAATAGGTGTGGAACCTTAGTAGGAGCGTCAACTGCATTAACAAATTCCCAAGCGCGAATACTAGAGGAAATAACATGTAAGTGACGTTTTAAGATAATATGGTACGCAGGGCATAAGCTCCAATCACTTACCTAGTCACACTATCATGAGAGACCAAGTCTAGAAAGTTTTTAGTCCTCTCCATCCATGTTTTATCAGTGGCCCAAATATAAACTATAACAAGCCAGTCTCCAATTAAGCTGCGATTATAATCCTTCTGATATTGGGAGAAGACTGCTCGTCTCCCGCACGTTATCTCAGGAGGCGCGCTGTCAAGCTCTGTGCGGTTATACAGTTGGCCTAGATGTCTTGGATAGTTTTTCCATAAATACACAGACTTATAACTGATGTCTCCTGCAACCAATTGCCTAGGGAGATCCGCAATATAGGACCGTATAAGCATGCGCCATGGCGCTTGTCCAACATCTTCATATCCCCGGGGAGTAAGATCAGCTGATATCAGCCATTGGAATGATCGTACTTTGGGTGGTGTTAATGGACGACCAATCTTGTTAGCTAACCGCGCATCGTGCCAGGCGGCCGCTATCCGGCGATAATTCGAGCTTTGCGTACGCTCGATTATAGTCTTGTTATGgtcttcgtcttcgtgaGGTTTTCGCAGCCACAATGGAGACGATTCATCTCCCAGCGGCGGAGAAGCGTGCTTGGGAAGCGAGGGACAGTGGCAGGGGATATAGTGCGTGCAGCGAGGTTTGTCTACAGGCGTAGATGTAGCTGATGATTCTGCGCCCGTGGTTAAGGATTCTGCACTCGAAAGTGATGATGTTGCACTCATGGTTGATGATTGTGCAAGTGTCTTGTCCATCAAATGGCTGACTTTGGCGAATTGAAACTTTGCAACATGTGGTTATACGTTTGCTTTATATATCCAGAGAAATCGGCCCGACGCAAAAGTAAATCTTCTCTTGTGGGAATGGCCGGCTTGATAGTTTTGGCGTTTCTCTCATTATGACGATGTACCTATGGAGAGAAGACAGCGACGTCGCCAAAATCCACCACATATGGGATAGTGTTTACGtacccttggccttggggtAGGAGCCACGTTGGATCGTCTTTATCCTGCCTCCTGAAATAGGCAAGTACTACTGGCATATACCTTGGCTCGCCTGCCTTATCTTCTGTGACCGTGACCGCGACAGCCTAGGTACAGACGGAAAGCGACAATGGGATGATAATGGAAAGTCAAATTAATGGAAAGCCATGTCCGGCCTTGGAATTATTTAGAATCCATCCAACTCTCAGCAATCttactttgtttcttcttcttcttcttcttcttcttcttcggtagcagcagcaatggcgtaTGTAGCCTCTCACCATCTTACAATCCAAGTATCCGTACGCTGTTGCTAACTTGTATTCACATAAAGCGAACAAATCCTAATGGGGCCTCAGGACAGAGGCATCATCACCCCCTTCTACCTCGAACACCCCGTCCCCGACACCACCACCCCCACCCCCTCTGAGTGAGTCTAGAattgctattgctgctactgctggaTCTGAATAGAGTTGTTTAACTGACGTTATCAGTCTTGAGAGAGGGGTTTCCCCTTCAGCTTCCACCGCCCCGGccatcgccaccaccaccgccgccgtcaccaccaccgtcaCCGACGTCATCACCACGGCCTATGCCGCCATCACTGCCCCCGCCACCGAACGCTAGGCGTCGTCGGTGTAAGTGTTGTTCCTATGATATACTCTAGTAGCCAGCTATTTTACTGACTATAACTGTAGGGCTGGCATAGTGTACAAGGGGACATTGTGGGTCGCGGCCGTTATGGCCATTATCATGATGTCACgtaattttttttcgtcCAAATAGCTACTAGATGTTTAATGCGATGATTGGTTGACTCAATGTATTGACTGTTATTGTGACCGTGCGCCATCCCGTCCCGTTCCGCAGCGGACATTTCCGTCGTTGCGTTACGCTCTACTTTGCCCTGTATTCACAACACCAAGGTAATCGGATGATCTGCAGTGGTCTAGAGTGCATATCGGTCTGATATTTGTTCGCGCGTGCGTGCGTCGTGTTCTCACCGTTATGCTGGCGGATCACGTCCGGCGTTgatcttttatattatatgaCCTGTACTATGGTCCGCGGCCTCTGTGGCCCAACTTGGAGCTATCATGGTGGTGAGATGAGCGCGGTTTAGGCTGCGCTTCACATGTTGAGGATAGATATGGAGAGACACCACTATCGTGGGCGGTGGGGAACGAGCATGAGGCGGTTATTCAGCCGCTGCAAAGGGGCCTTCAACCATCTGCCACATGTTTCTTATATACCTACTATTTACAAGTGGCAAATAGACAACTATAGAAGGTAGGAGTTGCTCTTATTTCGCcataaaaataaaggaatATTAAGCAGGAGCAGGACCTCGAGGCTTACCATTGACAAGTTTGCGATGTCATTACCTTCAGACGTCTGTCACGCCACAGAAATGTAAACAGACAACAGAGGAATATCCaagatggctgcagcaacaGTATAGTAATGTCACTAAGGGCCCTAGAcaaccatcatcatcaaacgGAGCCGAAACCAGTGGCCACTAACTAGACTTGATGAGTCTTATAAACTGCAGTATCTATGCAAGAAGGCCATGTTTGCTAAGATTCCTTGCCGCAGTAAATGTGCTTGCAAGCCCGGCTGTATTTGGCGAGACTTAGATACTTGCATTCATCTAAACGTGACGAGGTATTTTACTACTAAGCAAGCAATACCTTTGGCCTGGCTTGGATCAAAACACTTGAACTGGGAGACTGGCGGACCACAACTCGAACCCTCGGGTATTAACCCCGCCCTGCTGCATGGTAGGTATAGTATTCAGACTGAGATACTTCCAACGACCAGACGAACTTGTACTCGTATCTTGGGTTCCAAAGTCTAAATAAAGACAGCCAGTCAAGGTCCATTTCAGGGTTGCATGCCTTGTTAGATAGTATTACTAATTATTCTtgtattatatttatatataaagcaATTTTGCTATAATTTAAGCATATATgaccataggtagtggagaattcggggtcccgtctgctctcccagagtcaagccaatgagaggcagattagtagttgagtgaCTGACCATCAGtgaacaccggctgttgtatgtttttactttttttttgttttgttttctttttgtgtttcttgAAGGTTTCGCGATAGCGTGTGTAGTTGCGAGCTTGATACGAGGTAGACTAGTTACCAAGCGGTCGTATTTGCAAATCCAACTAAGCTTAACCGATTGTACAACTCGGCTGAATCGTACAGTTTTGACCAAACTTGTCTAGCTGGGTTAATATCATTTCGATGGATTAATGTCGTCTAGATGGATGCAGGTGAGCCTTGGCAGGCTGGTTTTAGTGCAAACTTGGACCGCCAGTGCGACCCGGGTGTGTCCATCTTCCGGCAATATAGTTTGCATCGTTCAGGTATAGAACGAGTGTATATTGACTCGTAAGTATGCCTAtatctctttttgctcttgtgGAATGCTACATGTAAACTCAGCACAGGTGCGGCTCATAGGGCTGAGTGCGAGAGCAGCCATTGTTAACGTGGCTGGATGCTAATCCTAGCTACATCAATTCTCTTGGCGAGGACTACAAGTTGATTTGGAGATTTGGAAGTTTTGGACCCCTGAAGTTGTCTGCGCAGGCGAGCAAAGGCATGGCAATCAAAGGGCTACTCGAGTCTGACTCTATCTGTAGCGGCCATGGAAGCTTCAAATGAGCAACCACTAGTGCTGTAAAATGAAAGAAAGCGTCATAGATTCTACTTTTGCGGAAAAGAGCTGTTATAAGCTTAGAGTGATACATTTGGAATGGGGTGCTCAAATGAGGCGATTACGAGTGAGTGAAGTTCTATCAGGGGAGAAgctttttttcattttcagaaaaagcaaagataAGGAGATTGGTAATTGAATAGATTGAATTCTTCATGGAGCACAATAATATACCAaatttttgcttcttgtagAGGGAGCAAGGCACTCCAACATCCCTCTTTGTTGAGTCTCTGTTGGGTGGTTTCGCTGCAAAGTCGCCGTATGGACCACATTAGAACACCAACCGTCAATCAAATCTCAAGGCACTTTGGCCGAGTGGTCTAAGGCGCCGTGTTCAGGTGTTGCTGTCCAACAGCTCTCCAGATTCGCGGTCTAGAAATAGGCGAGGGTTCGAATCCCTCAGGTGTCAttacttttttctcttttttattacttatacaaactttatattctttcttttttagctTCTCTCTATGAATCAGACTAGTCTCTAGCTGCGTTAGTAGGACATTTTACCCCTTTCTCCcgttcttcgtcttcttctcacaTGCACAGTAATTCCCACAACGGCGCATCTCATCTGCCAAGAACTGCCAAGCGCCGTCCATCGTCATAAGAGGCCAATGCCGATGGAAATATTGCCGGCCACATTGCCGGCCAAGGCGGCCCAGCCCGGCATCgtggtttttttctctttccctcgGCAGAGACGCCGCGCTTCTTGGCCAAACGTGGTTTTACCTTGGCGGAACACCACCGCTTACTTCTGGGCGCTAACAATACGCGTTCGGACAATTTGCCACGTAGCGCGCTACGGAGATAAAAAGACTGGCAAGCTTGGCCGTGCTAGGAACTACCAATATGGAGCGACCTTTAGCGTCTTATAGTGCAGTCGGCCTCGGCAGTGTGGGACCAGGGGCTTTGGCGCTTTACGAGGGACTGGCGCGGAGCTATTTTATCCGTACTagagaaattttttttatgcaTAGAAATGTTCGAGAAGCTAagctgagcagcagcttttttGCTGTGAGGGTGTTTCCACATCGCTCCATTTCGAGGTGGCAACGGGAAGCAAGAGTCAGGCCATGGAAAGTTTCTTATCAGTGGGTGGGGGTCAAATTGATGCTTGCTGTACAATGCTAATTTTGCTTGATAATTcattatatactaatactacAAAATACACTTTGGTATCTACATCCACTTCATTACACAACTCCACCCTCGCTCCATTAGTTAGCTTCCTCGTACTCAACCTCCTTTGTCGGAGCAACAGTAGGCTGCTCGCGGTCCAGCTCAAATGACtcatcctccatcttgtcgTAGtggttgaagaggaagaagaagacaatggcaacaatgAAACTGGCGGCAGAGACACCAGTGTACATCCAGACGAACTCGGGGTCCTTGGACACGGAGACGAGGGCCTCGGAGATGGCAGAGCCGAAGGCGTTGGTGAAGAGGTACAGACTCTGGACGAAAGACTTCATGGTGGGAGGGGCCTTGGTGTAGGCGTACTCGAGACCAGTGACGGAAATGAAGATTTCGGCAAGACCAACAAAGACGTAAGCGGGCGCCTGAACAGCAATGTGGATGTTGTTGGGCACGGTCTGGCCGTCAACGGTGCCAGCAGGGCAGTTGAGGGGGTCCTTGTAGCAAGGTCCAGAGTTGTAGATGAGGTGCTGGACGATGGCGGCATAGCCCAGGCAGAGGGAGGTGAAGATGAAACCCAGGGTGATTCGGGCAATGGGGCGGATGTTGATGCCAGCCTTGCGGAGCGCGGGGTAGACGAGAAGGTCAAGGATGGGGGTGAAGATGAGAATGGAGATGGGATCAAAGTTCTGCATGAAATCGTTGGGCATGCCGTGGCCGCTCATCTGACCAGCCTGGGTGACGAAGTTGGTGGAGAACTGGCCATAACCAACCCAGAAGACGGGGTCTAATCATCATGTTAGTTTGGGGATATCAGATGTAGTCATTATCAATCAAGACTTACAGAAGACAAAGACCTTGCAAGCACGGATAGCACGCTTGAGCTCATCAACAAAGTGGTCGTTCCAGTTGACCGGCCTGGTCTTGCCGTTGGCCTCACGCCATGAAGGCTTGGCGGCGTCCATGTTGCGAGCCACAATCATCAAACCAAGGGCCTTGAGAGCatcggtgatgatggagcccTGCGGCGGGTGGATGATGTATGACTTGCGGCGGATGACGAGAATGGCGATGGAAAAGTTGAACATGATGAAGCACATGAGGAAGGCAGTCCAGAAGCCGCAGTACTTCTCCATGAAGGGAGTGGCAATCAGAGACAGGGAACCCAGGTTGATGCACCAGTAGAAGATCATGTAGATGCGCTGGTAGGTGATGGCAGGGTCAATGATGATTCGCTCGCCGTTTGGTTCGGTCCTGATGGCCATGGTTCGGCGCTGGTACTGGTCGGCAATCAGGGGGGGCAATGTTGGACTTGATGCCACCCGTGCCGGcaccgatgatgatgatggaaacaATGTAGCCAGGCAGACCGGCTCCGTGGGCGATGGAAACGGGCAGAGAGGTAGTCCACAGGATAACAAGACCAACCCAGTAGACGCAGCAGAAGAGCATAATGGTCTTGTACTTGCCGAGATACTGATCAGAGATGATGGCACCGAGAATAGGAGTAACTGTGTACCAAGAAATCATGAAATTAGCCAAACATTGCTCTCTTCGAAACCAGTCACGCGACCGGCGTataagcagagcagagccagTATCACATACCATAGCAGAACCATTGGAAAAACAGGTTCAGACCAGTGGCGGCCTGGCCACCCATGCCCAGTCCAGGAGAGTCGGTGGTGATGTGAGAACCATTGCTGATGTAGTTTTGGAAAAGACCAGAGGCACCATAGTAAGTGAAACGCTCTGTCagctcgacaatggcgatgagaaAGGCGGAGGCGGGCAGGTTCTCGCCAATACGGCGCAGAGTCCGCCTCTCATAGTCGCTGGGCTCCTCGCCGTCAGGAGTGGGACCAGACTCAGCACCATCTGCTGAGAGAGTGGTGaagtccttcttctcgtcagCGGCAATGAAGCCGCCGGCGAGATCGTGAACCTCGTTGCCGTGGTGGGCACGCTCGTTGAACTCCTCGTGGAGCCTAATTGGGCGGGATATGTAAGCATATGACGATCGGCACACagcagagaggaagaaaattCTTCAGCTCCCCTTTCGAGACTTACTCAGCAGCGGTGTCTTCGTGGTTGTTGGCCATGTTTGCGATCCGACTGTGGTTTACTCCTCAGCCAGCTATTATTACAGACCCAAGGCAAGCCCCTTCAGAGAACGAGCAGACGAGCCGAGAAGTGAATGAAGGAGGAacaggagagaagagagaaaagcaagaaacGCATGCGGCGGGATGCTAATGATTTAAGGAAATCGGGCTACGCAGGATAGTCCAGTCTGAGTCTCCATCGCCAGTCTCCATTGCAACGTTGTCCACCAGCGGCTGCTATCAGGATGGGGACATGTGAGTTTGCCCCAGGACCCAGGAGCTTGTGCACTAGCCACGCTGTGTGGCCTCGCTTGTCGCCTCTTCCCCACGGGATCAGTTCCAGAAGTTACACCACGCGGCGAGTTCGCTGTCTTGGGTGCTGAGCCGATGGTGTCGCTCGTCATAGAGAGCCTCGCTGAGCCGCGATTCGTGCGCTGAGATCCGGCCCCTCGCTCGCTGGCCCCGTCCACGGTACATGCCTGGCTGCGATGGCTGAGCTAGGCCCCAAAACAGCCGGCTGGTGGCCAGGGGGCCCCTGTTCTGGAACTTTTTGCTGCCGCTCGCACTCTCGAGGCTTGTCGCGCTGTGAGATCCAGCCCGCTCCAAAGGCCCGAAACGAATTAGGACCGCGAGACGGCGTCTGCCAAGAAAACATGGCAACTCCGTCCTCCAAGCCACCGGCATGCGGCGTGCCGATTGCGAGCGGGTCGGCAAATCGACGCAGCGCAATTTACTAGCCGCAGCCTGGTTCGTCGAGGCTGGAAATTGCCCGGAGATGGTCGCGCGCGCGGCGAGGGCAAAGTGTGGCGTTGGCCCAGGGGGCATTTTCGCCGCTCTAGGGCCTCATGCACCAGACATGAACGCACCGAGGCTTGCAGACGGCGCAGGGGACTGCCTAGCGCCTCCGCCCGCAGTGTCTGGGGCGAATCACGGCGAGGATGCGGCGCCCAGATGCGCGTTTTTGGCAGTTTTTGGCAGTGACTAGCCACGGGCTtagaaggagggaaaaagaagcatgcACAAAACTCAATCCCCAATAAGCGTATTCGCCGTGCCGCGGGCGTAAAGCTGCGCGACGAAAATTCTGCTGATTCGTGGGTTTAGGCCGATCACGTGTTGGCCGCCACAGACCTGCTTTTTACCTGCTCTTACAGGCAGGACATTCTGACTCTGTGCGTGATGCCCGCGGTGGATTGCCGGTCGCATCGCCAAGACGCTTTGCCGTAGAGGGCGCGCGTAGTGATCGATCCTGACACATCAGAGGCATGGAAACAAGAGCCCAGTTGCCCAGCTATGCCGTTCAGGGCCGCAGCAGTACCCGTTCTGAGCCTGGCCCGACGGGGATTAATCAAACCAGCTCCAGGCGCGGTGCACCTCCAAGATGCCATGATGGCTGCGACAATATCccggcggcgctgcagcatAACTGCGTCGAAATGAAGCTTAAGATAAGGACGTGCCCAACGCCCCGGAATACGACTCTGTCGCAGCAAGGCATTGGAACGGCTGATGGTGCGCTTTGACGCTCTGACGCTCTAACGCTCTATCGCAGACCGCCCAAGCAGCGAGTCATTCATCCGTCGAGATGCATCGGGCGATAATTGCCCGAGCAGGTATACGGTACCCGGTACCTCGCGTACTCTTGGCACGGCATCCGCGTACCGTCTACGGCTCGAGGCAGACAGACTGTCAGGTCAGTCAGTCTCTCGCGTTGAGATGTGACAGTGGCCTTCCTCACCATCCAGCCGCACCACCGTTCAACATTAATCGCTCAAACAACAGGTGCTAGCACGAGCACTACTGGCGATGCTAATGATACCTAATCCTCTCGGGCTGACCTGACCTGCCCTTGGTGCGGATCTATGCCAGGCACCATTGTTGCATGCAGAACAGAGTGGTATCTAACCCAGCACCTCGCCCGTACATGGCCAGACACATACATACAACTGCTCACATAGGCAAGTATCAGCAGCCGTTTCCAACCATTGGCAACAAAAGGCCCTTGGTTGGTGGAATGCTACAGTGGTCTAAACACCACTAAATCGTCTCGTATTCTGCGTATATGTAGCATTATGACAGCGCTCTGCTACGGTTGGCCTCGACGGCTAACCGGCGCTCTCGGCGTCCAGGGGCTGCGGAGAGCTTGGGggactttttgttttgctccTCCATCTGTGCGCAACCTTCGTCACGGCCTCCACACGCGTGCGAGATAATGGAGATAATGCGGAGGGCTGGAATTAAGGGTTCTGGGGTTGAATCGCATTATGTACGAGAAACTCTGGAAAACCACGGTTGATGATCTGACGGCGCGGCATTGGTCGGTTTGCGCGCAGCTTTTGTGGGACGGTTACATGGCTTGATGCTGGTGAAGAAAACGCAGCTGATTAAGCCGGATCTGGTAAGGCTGCGCAGATGGCATGAACATGAGCGAGCTCTCCTATTCAATGTTGCTACACACGCCAGGGCCATCTCATTTTAACACAGTCACATCGTTTGGCCGCCATGAACTGTGTTGGTCGGTGGTGTCCTGTTTGAGCAAGTCCCCTTGTTTCATCGAATCGAAGCCATCTATAGTAGTAGGCTGAAGAAAATCATGCAGCTAGATCAGGTACGACTCGctagggaaaaaaaatcatgtCCATATCTGCCTATGCTAAAATTAACCGAACCACCTAGATGAAGACTCGGCATGTTTGACCCGAGCTACCTGTTCTGCCTGAGCAAAGCTATCTCGCTTAGCAGAGACGATTCGAGTTGATGAGTATCACTTTGTTCAGACAAATTCGCCAGACTCGATCAAGGTCACTTACTTGCATATGAATCGTTCTGTCAGGAGCAAGAGAATGCACGTCTATTTATATCGAGATCAGCTAATCACCAGCTCAGAGCCAGCTAGCCTTACTCCTTGCAGCTAGAGTCTCCCCTAGACGCTTCTAGATTGTTGACGGTAGACCTTGCGCTTGAGAGAAGTCAATCAATACTACTTCCTTTATCTTCTGACAGCAAGTAGGTGACATCTGTCGCTGGTGCTTTTCGAGTAATGGCGAAACTCAGCGCCATGTTTGCTGAAATTGATGCTGTTAGACCAGAGACTCATGAATACGGAGACAGGACAAGCAAGAGAGGAGGTAGTCTACACCAATCACTCCGACTTTCGTCTTGCCTGACCACCCAACTCTTGTTTCACCTCCCGTATTATCCACCTCGAAGCGTTGCTGCGCATGTCTACCCTAAGATATTTCTTCTCGCAGTTTCATTGCACATCCCATCAGACCTATAAGTGCGATATTTGATGTTTTGCACTGCGTAAATGCGCTCGAATGTTCTTTGCTTATTATCTGGGGTTGATGGCATCATGTCAACCTGCCTATTATGTTTAGAGCATGGCGCTTTTAAGTAGATGTGATTGGAGAAAGTCTCAAATCATACGCAGGGACTGTGTTGGATAGTcactccat encodes:
- a CDS encoding uncharacterized protein (TransMembrane:6 (i79-98o118-136i148-171o205-226i238-258o264-285i)), which encodes MFNFSIAILVIRRKSYIIHPPQGSIITDALKALGLMIVARNMDAAKPSWREANGKTRPVNWNDHFVDELKRAIRACKVFVFYPVFWVGYGQFSTNFVTQAGQMSGHGMPNDFMQNFDPISILIFTPILDLLVYPALRKAGINIRPIARITLGFIFTSLCLGYAAIVQHLIYNSGPCYKDPLNCPAGTVDGQTVPNNIHIAVQAPAYVFVGLAEIFISVTGLEYAYTKAPPTMKSFVQSLYLFTNAFGSAISEALVSVSKDPEFVWMYTGVSAASFIVAIVFFFLFNHYDKMEDESFELDREQPTVAPTKEVEYEEAN
- a CDS encoding uncharacterized protein (TransMembrane:2 (i157-180o186-203i)), with protein sequence MANNHEDTAAELHEEFNERAHHGNEVHDLAGGFIAADEKKDFTTLSADGAESGPTPDGEEPSDYERRTLRRIGENLPASAFLIAIVELTERFTYYGASGLFQNYISNGSHITTDSPGLGMGGQAATGLNLFFQWFCYVTPILGAIISDQYLGKYKTIMLFCCVYWVGLVILWTTSLPVSIAHGAGLPGYIVSIIIIGAGTGGIKSNIAPPDCRPVPAPNHGHQDRTKRRANHH